In the Zingiber officinale cultivar Zhangliang chromosome 5A, Zo_v1.1, whole genome shotgun sequence genome, TTGCAGCTAACCTCAGACTTCCAAGTCTCCTCTTTGACCCCGTTCCTCGAATCGCACCAGACCTTCTTCGCTCAGATTGCTGGCTTCTTCATAGTAGAGGATCGAATCCTCCGCACGGGCGGTGGCCTCATCGCTAGACCCGACGTTGATGCTCTCTGGGAGACTGCCGTCAACAAGATGGTGTCTGTGCTTGAGGACCAATTCTCCCGGATGCAGACGGCCAACCACCTCCTTCTCATCAAGGACTACGTCAGCCTATTCGGCGTCACCCTCCACCGCTATCGATATGCGGTTGACCCCCTCCTCAACGTTCTCTCCAAGCATCGGGACAAATACCATGATCTGCTCCTCTCTGATTGCCGCCGGCAGGTTTCGGAGGCCCTTGACGCAGACAAGTTTGCGCAAATGGTAATGAAAAAGGAGTACGAGTACTCAATGAACGTCCTCTCCTTTCAGATCCAGACATCCGACATCACTCCGGCCTTCCCCTATGTCGCACCCTTCTCCTCCAGTGTTCCAGATCTTTGCCGGATCTCTCGATCCTTCATTGAGGACTCTGTCAGCTTCATGTCCCATGGAGGGCAGCTTGACATCTATCCTATTGTCAAAAAGTACCTTGAGCGACTCCTTATTGAGGTTGTCGACGGCTCCATTGTTCGGCTTATTGACTCTGGCGGGCTTGGTGTTTCCCAGGCAATGCAGGTGGCTGCCAATATGGCTGTCTTGGAAAGGGCCTGTGAATTCTTGTTTCGGCATGCTGCCCAGCTCTCAGGCATTCCATTACGTAATGCAGAGAAGGGAAGGAGGGAGTTCCCATTGAAGAAATCTCGTGATGCAACTGAACGTCTCCTTCTGGGGCTGCTGAGGAATAAGATTGATGATTTCATGATGCTGACAGACAGCATTAGTTGGCTGGGAGAGAGCCCACCACCAAATGGGAATGAGTATACTAATGAGGTGATCATATACCTTGAGACATTGGTCTCTACCGCACAGCAGATATTGCCTATCAATGTTCTATGGAGGGTCCTTCAGGGGGTTTTGAGCCATATATGTGACAAGATCATTGGTCTTTTCATGAGTGATACTGTTAAGAGATTTAATTCAAATGCCGTGATAGGAATTGATATAGATCTGAAGATGTTTGAGTCGTTTACTGAGAATCAATCTCATGTGTTTTACGATTCTGATGATTCCAGTGCAAATGAGTTGAAGCTTGCATTATTAGAAGCTAGACAGTTGGTTAATTTGCTCATGAGCAATAACCCAGAGAATTTTCTTAACGCAGTGATCAGAGAAAGGAGTTATAACAAGCTTGACTACAAGAAGGTGGTTACAATAACAGAGAAGTTCAGGGAATCATCGGATCGACTATTTGGAACTTTTGGTACAAGAGGGGCAAAGCAGAACCCAAAACAAAAATCATTGGATGCCCTAATAAAAAGGCTTAAGGATGCAAGCTGATCCAGTTCAACAGTAAAGTAAAACATGTTTCTTATCTACCCTTTTGCCTGTGTGGTTTTGTGTGAATTACAGTATGGTTTATTTCCTTGCTTAGATCCTAGCATTACTATGATTCATAAAAGTCATCAAATTCTTGTCGTCTAGATGTATCTCTAGTTGTAAACATGATACTTTGTTTTAATAGACATTTGATTTTGATTCATGATGACCTACTAATATGTTTATAATGCAAATTGCAATGTtttttttagatttgtttttgaaATGTTTGGTAGATTGCTTTTCTAAGTTGAActttttttgagaatatttctttGTCAACAAAAACAGTTGTTGTGTGTAATGTCATGATGTAATCCATGTTTTAATTGATACTGAATCCTTTAAAGAAAATAGTTACTTTGTGGATAATATTTATTGTTCTGTTGGCAATATTATGTCAATCCTAAATCATGATATCCTAAGTGCTAGATTGAAAGTTGTGTTAGTTAATTGTTTATGAGGCTTAATGAAGCTATTATTATTGTGGAATCTAGATTCTGGACCTTGATGAGAACATTAAAGCCTTATTTACTTGGATAGAAGTCCGGAAAGGGAGAGAGACATAAAATTACATACAGACCTCCATTATTCATGTACATTTTTGTATCACTTTCCCTTATCTCCCGCATTTCTTTCATCCATTAAACTGGTTTGCAAGTTTAAGTAGGAAAGATTGTGACCCTCAATTTAGTTCGAAAAAACAAGACACAATTTAGTTGAGAATTTCTAACAGGTGTAGAAAATAGTTTGTGATGGTTTTGCTATTGCATTCCCATTTCAGAAGTCCTATTGGtgaatttatttagaaaaaagTGGAAGCAGTAATATTTGATAATCACAACTTTAAGTGTTGTTGACCAACTTTATCCTATGTAAATATGTACTTAAATTTTGTAAACTTTAAGtagaacaaatataataaaaaagaacTATACttctttaaaattttgaaatttacgtATCTAGTTAATTTCATTATTACTTTGTATTACAATGACTTTTCTCTTTTATGTTTATCATTGTCTTACAAAATTTGGCACTTCACTAGTCAAAATTAGTATCCTCTTCATAGGTTTTAATAATTTAGTATTATCATTTTTCCTACAGAATacctttattaattttaataattttagtaaatttgctTGGATTTAATTGTTAAtgtaatatattaaatttaatcaATACATAAACAAACTTTTAAATTATGGAAGtagttttaatattaaatattaatttgtagGGTAAAACTGTAATTTGACATTACTTTATTTTTAAGGTATTTTTATTGGCATAAATATACTATATGTAATCAACTCTTCAAATTCTCATATCATAATTTTACTATGATACAGTGCCTTTTTCTTTACCATAACTAAAATGGTTTTGCAAGTTAACTTTAACTTCTATTGAGAAAAACACAATCTTTCTTTACCATGCAGAACCCAAAGTGCATTGAGGTTGAGGTATAAAATGCATTTTGTAAAAAACACTTTGGGTTCTCAATTCCATGTTGCATCTCTGAATGCAAATGCAATTGCTCATTCATGATTTCTTTAGTTATCATTTTCCTTCAAGATTAAATAATAGAAAAATCTTAGGACTTCAAACAAAGAGCCATAAACATCTTTTTACCTAGTAGAAACAATATAAAACATTTCATTTATGGATGGTTAGGAAATAGGTTTCAATAAGATTTATCAAGATTAGATTGAGCATTGCTAGATTGATATAATGTTCTTCTgtataaaatatttcttttagttGCTTATTGCTAGTTCGAGTAGTTTAAGCTAATAACAGTTGGTTACATTTACTAAATCGTATCAATAGTTAATAATGGTACGATATCAGATGTAATAAACGTTTAAATTTGTTTCTTGTGCTTATTGaattgttttttctttttgcCACTTGTACTACCTTGGATTATTTCTTAATAGCtctcatttttgtttttttttctttttcattctgtTTTTTGTGCGTGCATCTGCCCTACGCATAAAGTTATGCTTCTTGTTCCTCGGTTGGAtagttattgttttttttttccaattgttAGTGTGTTGACTTCTTAATTAAACTTGATTTGATTTTGGATCTGCATGATGTTTTGAATCCGAGACAAAGTCGAAGTACAACTCGGAGGGTCCAATTGTTCTATATCTGTTTCTTATTTTCTAGTTATGCATCTGAGATTTTCTTGTTCGGAGATTGTTAAGTTGAACTTCCGTTTACTTGTTATCATATTGAGGACTTGACATGCAATTTTGATATGGCGAACAATTTgagaaaagtgtttcaaagttaTCTTTTTAGGATTTGCACCGTTTATAGTGTTAATGTCGCTGTTGGTTTTGCATGATTGTCTCACCTTTTAAGTTGTGTATTGTTCATAAGATTTAGCATTTgctttttaattggcataaattagaAAGTGTTTAACGGTCCATTAATCCAGTATTTTTAAGTTAACTgtctataaaaaaaattcatttaatttgTTAAGATTAGAACTTAAGTTTTATATATATGGAAACTGAGAAGATGCACCTCATCGAGGGCAAAGATTTAACGTTTATGTATGGTTGATATATTGTGTTTTGTTCATATGTAACATGAAACTTGATTTGTTCGAGCAGAAACTTACACGAGTGAACTTTTCCTGATTTTAATCCGCAAACGTTCTCTTCaaaagaattatatatatatatatatatatatatatatatatatatatattttgacatCCTGCACGTCCGTACTATGCGTGCGCAGCATAtcactgattttaattttttttttatttttattttaatttttgaattaaaaaaataattaaaatattttttaaaatttttatttctatggtacaggctttgggttatagtatcaaagtaatttttttttttgattttacctctagggttcaggctttagGTTATAGTATCAAAATTATTTAGGATTTTGGCTTTGAGTTAtagtatcaaaattatttttttcttaaattttaccTCTAGCGTTCAgattttgggttatagtatcaaagttttattttattttattttttttttagattttacctctagggttcagactttgagttataatatcaattttttttttttttagattttactttTAGAGTTCAGACTTTCCAATTAAGTTATaatgtttggtttaaaaaaaaataaaataaaattaattcaattaagttatagtgtttggtttaaaaaaaaataaaataaaattaatttaaatatttattgagtattataatatattaaagggatatattaatatattaaaaatttatataaaaaaatattaattttttttaatttaaaaaattaaaaaaataaaaaaaaaaactattaattgATCTCTTGCACAACGCACATAGTTGACGCGCACTGACTATGCACGTCAAGCAAGAgatcaaaactatatatatatatatatatatatatatatatataattaattccaGACATAATCTTGATAAATTAAGAGATAAATTTCTcttaatatgttattaatttaaGAATACTGAATTGAATTGATAAACTGTCCACTATAAattcttcctaatttattttgataatcaatcaaaaatttctataaaatcaaaattaaatacacaatgtcaattaaaaaaataaaataaaataatcaaaataataataataataataataataataataataataatagaaagaGTTCCATTTAAGCCTTCAGCACTTTTCCTCTAATTAGGTGTGACATACCACATTTTTAaatggaaggaaaaaaaaaatctaagctaGCAATATCATAATCATTACAAAACCAGTTGATGAGACGACTGTATACTCGTTGAGTCGCTTGACAAGCCAACGTAGAGAAAGACAAATTCACACAAAAAGGCCTACAACCAATATGGATTCACAGAAAAAGGCTCGTTAACTCTGCTGAGAGGATATTTGCAACATCTTATAAtcgatatgtatatatatatatatatgtggagaTAATTCAATGGATGCATACTGTTCCATCTTTTCTCAATATCGGACACTCCTTGAGTACTGTTAGTTCATTTCTCAAAACAGAGTACTTTTCATTTGCCTCCACGGTTCACTAAATCTTCCCATTTTCACACTTGCTCTGAAGATGACTTCAGCTAAAACTCATGCCGAAACTTGCTTCTTATTCAGTATTATTTTCCCCCTTTCAATCAGCTTTTAATCTAAGAATCTCCTTGGCAGTCCTCTTCCTGAAGTATGGCATGTTTTCCTGAGAAAAGGGCATATATAATTATGAAATGTACCATCATCAGTACGAAAAAAACCTAGACTAAGAATCTGACAGCTTCACCAGGTAGGGATAGGTGATGATCATATAACTCAGTTTAAGGAAGTACCTGCTGAAAAAAGAGGTTTAAACCACGGCTGTAGAAATCTGTATACTTGAGCATGAACATTCCACAATCCCACCTATTGAtataaacaattattttcaaattattcaagataaaaaaaataaagatatattAAGTTGAACTGCCATCAATTAAGTAGGGCCAACACAGAAGCATAACATCCCGGTTTGTACTAACTGCAGTGAACATACAAATGATTCAGTGTTAGAAATTAACAACTAATCAAACAGAAGAAAGTATCAGTCCTTCCTTTTTCTTTAGGTGAATAATGGTGCTTCAGAAGATGACTAGATCTACTATTAGGTGAAGATTTTCCTTTCTATGTAGATcagaaatagaaaaattatcagtTAAGAAACGCCAattaatcaaattgagtccatAAAGATTATACAAAGAATCATAATACTTTCAGGTCAAGCTTGATGAGTATTACGCAGGCTACTTAAAAGTTGGGTCAGAGTTAGATATGATATTTCCGTTATCAGGCTCCATCAACGATCCTCAACAAACAGGAAGGCAACATACGGTAaatctatatttttaataatatttaaattcaTGGACTAAATCTCGAGCTGTTTTGTCCGATACGGACGAAATATCTCGTTCCACCCACGGACTAGCAAACTAGCAGTGGCATGCCGCGAGATGCCCGGCCTCGTAGATGCCTCCGGACACGTCGTGCAGGCTGCGCATGCTCGCAGTCATTGCATAGCAGAACAAGTGATTTCTTAGGCTTTAATAAATACCGAGAAGCAGGCGTCCAGAACAGTGACGCGCGAGAGTGGGCAGCAGGAGAAGACACGACGGTAAGGGGAAAACGAACTTAGGAGttttaatcaaaacttaagttaaCATTTCTAttcaactcccaacttaatttaatttaatttaataaataaaaatttataagtcctagacttaataatttgagttaataattttaatcaaatcttAGTTAtgattgaaataatttaaataggcttaattaaagtctaataaaattatctaattaatttatatatatataatattttttaatttaaaataattaaattaaatattttatttttaattaatatatattttatatttcaaaaatatcaaaactaTAGGTACAATACTAAAACTATATAGTTCCAGACCAAGAACAAAATCACGAGTCGTTGACaccagaatattttttttttagttgatatCAGATATCTAGCTTATGCTGAGTAATCCTAGGATAACCGACTTGGCCCACGAAAGTTTCCGCCGGCTACTTAAGTCAACCACCCACATATCTTCCAAACATAGAGCCCATCACAGTTaaagattttaaatcatgtttaaATCAATTACATCACTTTTAATTTAGTTTCATTGATTGGTCTTAGCACCGACacataaatctaattaattcccACTTAACCAACTAGGCACTAAACTTAAGgttttcatattttaaaattctcctaaaatatttttttaaaatattatcacTATTTTTTTAGCCAAACTCAACTTTTTTGACCTTCAAAGtcttccattttttttatttcactatTTAAATTTTATCTTAACTCTCACAATTGAATAATTTCACTATTTACCTTatcattaattaaaaatttaatgttctaatgttttatatatattttagaaATTCCACACCACTCCCACAGCTATAAAATTTCAATCCTTTATCAATTTGTTTATGGACTTAACCTAGAAATTCTTAGAGAATGCCAACCATTTTCATTTATTTCAATTGAGGAACTCTATTATACAACCATAGAGACTAAATAGTGccttaattgtaaaaaaaattcagAAGGTTGTGATGAGGAACCACTACCATGAGCACAATTTCACTAAAAAGAAGACACACCTAAGTCAAACATAATAAAAGATTCaaacatgacaacaactttagcACTTTGGAAGAGAAAAGCAAAAATCCCTACTTAAATTCGAATAACCTTTAGGATTGATTTATATAACTTAACACAAGTGCCTCACGATGGCTTATCACTAGAAGTGTCCTACGATAATTTAGTCCCTTTACAAAAACATGCACACCAACTATTACGCACACAACTACAATCTGGAAAACAGAATATTTAATTTAGCCTCAAAATCCAATCCCACTACAAGCCAATTTGACCATTAACAATTAATTACAACTTCATTGATGTGTGTCCTATCCATGCTTTAAATTTTCGTTTCGTGCAGAGCAAAACGGACGAACATTCTGCAAATTGTCTcaaaaatttcttctaaaacCCCTTTTGTCCATTTTTCAAAGACACACTAAAAGGAAATTGTCAACTTAATCAAACATTAGTTCAATTGTCCACATAAAGATATTAGAGCCTCTATCTGACATGTTGCCTTTGTCATAGATTCTCCTGCCCATATTCTCGTCCTCAACATTATTCCCCACGTCATGATTAATAAGAGCTATACAAAGAATTCCTAATAGTGATCGATCATATCATTTTCTTATTAGAAGGAATGATCAACGAACAAGACAAAGCAGAAGTTATATTCATTGAAGGTTCAAGACTCAGATCAAGTACTCAATAGTAATAATACCCAAACTAAAGATATTGCCAACTTGCCTACTACTTGCCAAGGTTTGAATTTTTAGTGGGATAGTGTGCTTAGGATCAACGACGAAGGTTTTAGTTTAGCAGTTTTGGAATAGAATATTTTGAATGCTACAAGTTTTTATTAAAGCAAGTCAAGAGAAAGTAGATaaatttttattactattttggAGAATAAGCTATTTAGAGAATAGGTATTTACCACCGAATTTAAGTAGATTTAAATTTAGGAATCCAGCATTCTCAAATTCATTTTGGTTTTGACTAGATACCTTTAGAATAGACTTCAATCCCATACATTATTAAGTCACCTTTCAATTTAATAAAAGTAGGATTTTAATGAGCTGTTGAGTTGGTTCTCAGTGCTGCATCACCACAACTACGCATGACCAAAGTAGGAACATATAAGAGGCGTCGTACATTTTAGAAGAAACAAAGAGCCGTAAAAAAGTACCAAAAGGTGGGAAAATACAAACAGATCAACATGTACGCTTATTGCACCAATCACGGAGTTTTAATCTTCGTGATAACAAAAAACTAAATATTCAAGAGAAAAACAGTAGagaataaatgcaatagaaggcAAATATATGGAAATTCAATAGCACCAGCTAATAGCAGTGGTTAGAAACAAGTACCCATTCTTCTGCAAAGGTAGGTCATCAACTGCTTGCACTATCCAAGATGAAGTGTCAATCTGATTCCCATTCTTATCCTTCACTTCATCCATCAAATATTTAGCCTGAAATTAAAACGATCTAATATCAGATATTTACTGGATGAACAGTCAGTTACAATAAGGTTTTAGTTTCAAGTTGGCATGTTAGAATCACATAGTCAATATATGAGATTAGAGAACCTAT is a window encoding:
- the LOC121982125 gene encoding exocyst complex component SEC15B-like, with product MRRRVAPDSSAMVAGGGGGGGGGWATEAERQEQVQLFSAISNGEDLGPFVRRAFVSGRPESLLSSLRHFSRSKESEIEEVCKAHYQDFIRAVDDLRSLLKDVDSLKSALDDSNTALQSAAGPLLAALDSYLEARAVAGNLSAALDAAQLCSRLFAHLARANEHLEADHLYLALRAVAAAERDYLPSTTHPTIRRMLLRLIPAVRAHAERKISKEFSDWMVQIRVASRHLGQIAIGRASAARQREEELRARQRQAEEQGLLRSSSVTPTPALRDNTYSLRVEEDDDWAGDDADDLAAAAAAAATSEGSTPGLDLTPLYRAYHIHKTLSLEERFRRYYFENRKLQLTSDFQVSSLTPFLESHQTFFAQIAGFFIVEDRILRTGGGLIARPDVDALWETAVNKMVSVLEDQFSRMQTANHLLLIKDYVSLFGVTLHRYRYAVDPLLNVLSKHRDKYHDLLLSDCRRQVSEALDADKFAQMVMKKEYEYSMNVLSFQIQTSDITPAFPYVAPFSSSVPDLCRISRSFIEDSVSFMSHGGQLDIYPIVKKYLERLLIEVVDGSIVRLIDSGGLGVSQAMQVAANMAVLERACEFLFRHAAQLSGIPLRNAEKGRREFPLKKSRDATERLLLGLLRNKIDDFMMLTDSISWLGESPPPNGNEYTNEVIIYLETLVSTAQQILPINVLWRVLQGVLSHICDKIIGLFMSDTVKRFNSNAVIGIDIDLKMFESFTENQSHVFYDSDDSSANELKLALLEARQLVNLLMSNNPENFLNAVIRERSYNKLDYKKVVTITEKFRESSDRLFGTFGTRGAKQNPKQKSLDALIKRLKDAS